Proteins encoded within one genomic window of Agelaius phoeniceus isolate bAgePho1 chromosome 9, bAgePho1.hap1, whole genome shotgun sequence:
- the TSPAN15 gene encoding tetraspanin-15 isoform X1 produces MAAGDPEQARYCGRLSYLCLKLSLITYSTTFWVIGALVLAVGIYAEIERQKYKTLESAFLAPAIILILLGIVMFLVSFVGVLASLRDNLCLLQAFMYILGICLLIELTGGVVALIFRNQTIKFLNDNIRRGIENYYDDLDFKNIMDSVQKQFKCCGGEDYRDWSQNVYHNCEAPGPLACGVPYTCCIRNKTDIINTMCGYKTIDQERLSVQHVIHVRGCTNAVLIWFLDNYSIMAGVLLGILLPQFLGVLLTLLYVTRVEDIIAEHKLGQSLFGGAAPEPSLAGAGCCRCYPG; encoded by the exons ATGGCGGCGGGGGACCCGGAGCAGGCGCGGTACTGCGGGCGGCTCTCGTACCTGTGCCTCAAGCTGAGCCTCATCACCTACTCCACCACCTTCTGG GTGATTGGAGCCCTCGTCCTCGCTGTTGGGATTTATGCAGAAATTGAAAGACAGAAGTACAAAACTCTAGAAAGTGCCTTTCTAGCCCCAGCAATTATCTTAATACTTTTGGGCATTGTAATGTTCCTGGTATCCTTTGTGGGTGTACTGGCTTCTCTGAGAGACAATTTATGCCTTCTGCAAGCA TTCATGTACATCCTTGGAATCTGCCTGCTGATCGAGCTGACAGGGGGAGTGGTGGCCCTGATCTTCAGGAACCAG ACAATCAAATTTTTGAATGATAACATTAGAAGAGGAATTGAGAATTACTATGATGATTTAGACTTCAAGAACATCATGGATTCTGTTCAAAAGcag tTCAAGTGCTGTGGTGGTGAGGATTATAGAGATTGGTCCCAGAATGTGTACCACAACTGTGAGGCTCCAGGACCACTGGCTTGTGGGGTGCCCTACACTTGCTGCATCAGAAATAAG acaGACATTATCAACACTATGTGTGGATACAAAACCATTGACCAAGAG CGCTTGAGCGTTCAGCACGTGATCCACGTCCGAGGCTGCACCAATGCTGTGCTCATTTGGTTTTTGGACAACTACAGCATCATGGCTGGTGTGCTGCTTGGCATACTGCTGCCCCAG ttcctgggggtgctgctgacGCTGCTGTACGTCACCAGGGTGGAGGACATCATCGCGGAGCACAAGCTGGGCCAGAGCCTCTTTGGTGGGGCTGCTCCTGAACCCAGCCTGGCCGGGGCCGGCTGCTGCAGGTGCTACCCGGGCTGA
- the TSPAN15 gene encoding tetraspanin-15 isoform X2 gives MLPVFLHSYSAVVIGALVLAVGIYAEIERQKYKTLESAFLAPAIILILLGIVMFLVSFVGVLASLRDNLCLLQAFMYILGICLLIELTGGVVALIFRNQTIKFLNDNIRRGIENYYDDLDFKNIMDSVQKQFKCCGGEDYRDWSQNVYHNCEAPGPLACGVPYTCCIRNKTDIINTMCGYKTIDQERLSVQHVIHVRGCTNAVLIWFLDNYSIMAGVLLGILLPQFLGVLLTLLYVTRVEDIIAEHKLGQSLFGGAAPEPSLAGAGCCRCYPG, from the exons ATGCTCCCTGTGTTCCTCCACAGCTATTCTGCAGTT GTGATTGGAGCCCTCGTCCTCGCTGTTGGGATTTATGCAGAAATTGAAAGACAGAAGTACAAAACTCTAGAAAGTGCCTTTCTAGCCCCAGCAATTATCTTAATACTTTTGGGCATTGTAATGTTCCTGGTATCCTTTGTGGGTGTACTGGCTTCTCTGAGAGACAATTTATGCCTTCTGCAAGCA TTCATGTACATCCTTGGAATCTGCCTGCTGATCGAGCTGACAGGGGGAGTGGTGGCCCTGATCTTCAGGAACCAG ACAATCAAATTTTTGAATGATAACATTAGAAGAGGAATTGAGAATTACTATGATGATTTAGACTTCAAGAACATCATGGATTCTGTTCAAAAGcag tTCAAGTGCTGTGGTGGTGAGGATTATAGAGATTGGTCCCAGAATGTGTACCACAACTGTGAGGCTCCAGGACCACTGGCTTGTGGGGTGCCCTACACTTGCTGCATCAGAAATAAG acaGACATTATCAACACTATGTGTGGATACAAAACCATTGACCAAGAG CGCTTGAGCGTTCAGCACGTGATCCACGTCCGAGGCTGCACCAATGCTGTGCTCATTTGGTTTTTGGACAACTACAGCATCATGGCTGGTGTGCTGCTTGGCATACTGCTGCCCCAG ttcctgggggtgctgctgacGCTGCTGTACGTCACCAGGGTGGAGGACATCATCGCGGAGCACAAGCTGGGCCAGAGCCTCTTTGGTGGGGCTGCTCCTGAACCCAGCCTGGCCGGGGCCGGCTGCTGCAGGTGCTACCCGGGCTGA